Proteins from a genomic interval of Clostridium scatologenes:
- a CDS encoding MarR family winged helix-turn-helix transcriptional regulator encodes MNKKDTGLIKIDPMELTFEVTDEIIKVSELINKIAEEGYKKFELTQVQFKALYYLYLCSDEGSTSSNLSKKLGVKKPSVTTLIDRMTSKGIVIRKENEKDRRYTKVIITEEGKKILAEIIPDKENLIASLLDVFPEEQMQSLHDSLVKIRQRLTSYK; translated from the coding sequence ATGAATAAAAAAGATACCGGTTTAATTAAAATTGATCCAATGGAGTTAACTTTTGAGGTAACTGACGAGATTATTAAAGTGTCAGAATTAATAAATAAAATTGCTGAAGAAGGCTATAAAAAGTTTGAATTAACACAGGTACAATTCAAAGCTTTGTATTACTTATATTTATGTAGTGATGAGGGAAGTACTTCATCTAATCTTAGTAAGAAATTAGGAGTAAAGAAACCTAGTGTGACAACTTTAATCGATAGAATGACATCAAAAGGAATTGTTATACGAAAGGAAAATGAAAAAGATAGGAGGTATACAAAAGTTATTATAACAGAAGAGGGAAAGAAAATTTTAGCTGAGATAATACCAGATAAAGAAAATCTTATAGCGTCTTTACTAGATGTTTTTCCAGAAGAACAGATGCAGAGTCTACACGATTCACTTGTAAAAATTAGACAACGTTTAACGTCTTATAAGTAA
- a CDS encoding Ig-like domain-containing protein yields the protein MLESMQRMFDDYFTRYGQLTNIDSNVGIKALFKEYDDKTNSIDNKYIITPKDIIQQGSVISGLGCQWLTTEKPTLYYKNYDKSVIRKITMNLKFVLDGEVVEIPSIIDTKILDTQSNKFTTLVDGQVLVTFPKNKNSLMLDLDKRFLTDSRTVWEFIGLDYFSKDGLIIGYAKRSLMGDDDDKVNLIANYNTKIATYKLEILNGDNIQAYINQSIQLNLQYSKTINKQTTIITELPEITYKSSDMSVAQINSDGLINFVATGTATITATVKNNPSINTIINIEVIATVTHNYTINLAASTSNGLSKIVSGTTITYTAQLLDNGTEVQGALFDFVVNRTKSTPGTSYTITGTTDTNISIKCIKDGGITPYYINITVYWRSDHTVYYKTNNILLKGIF from the coding sequence ATGTTAGAAAGTATGCAGAGAATGTTTGATGATTATTTTACCCGTTACGGACAACTTACTAATATAGATAGTAATGTTGGAATTAAGGCTTTATTTAAAGAATATGATGATAAAACTAATTCGATTGATAATAAATATATAATTACACCTAAAGATATTATACAGCAGGGTAGTGTAATAAGTGGATTAGGTTGTCAGTGGCTGACAACAGAAAAACCTACATTATATTATAAGAATTATGATAAGTCCGTAATTAGAAAAATTACGATGAATTTGAAATTTGTTCTTGATGGTGAAGTAGTGGAAATACCTTCTATTATAGATACAAAAATTTTAGATACCCAAAGTAATAAATTTACGACACTTGTTGATGGTCAAGTGTTAGTAACATTTCCGAAAAATAAGAATAGTTTAATGTTAGATTTGGATAAAAGATTTTTAACTGATTCAAGAACAGTTTGGGAATTTATAGGCTTGGATTATTTTTCAAAGGATGGCTTAATAATTGGTTATGCAAAGCGGTCACTAATGGGAGACGATGACGATAAGGTAAATTTAATTGCAAATTATAACACAAAAATAGCTACATATAAATTGGAAATATTAAACGGTGATAATATTCAAGCTTATATTAATCAATCAATTCAATTAAATTTACAATACTCTAAAACAATAAATAAACAAACAACTATAATTACAGAATTACCAGAAATAACATATAAATCTAGTGATATGAGTGTTGCACAAATTAATTCTGATGGATTAATTAATTTTGTTGCTACAGGCACTGCAACAATTACTGCCACAGTAAAGAATAATCCTAGTATTAATACTATCATTAATATAGAAGTAATAGCTACAGTTACACACAATTATACTATTAATTTAGCAGCATCTACAAGTAACGGATTAAGTAAAATAGTAAGTGGAACAACAATTACATACACAGCCCAACTACTTGATAATGGAACAGAAGTTCAAGGAGCTTTGTTTGATTTTGTAGTAAATAGAACAAAATCAACGCCTGGAACTTCTTATACAATTACAGGAACTACAGATACAAATATAAGTATTAAATGTATAAAAGATGGTGGAATTACGCCATATTATATTAATATTACTGTTTATTGGAGAAGTGACCATACAGTATACTATAAAACTAATAATATTTTGTTAAAAGGTATATTTTAA